The following DNA comes from Triticum aestivum cultivar Chinese Spring chromosome 3D, IWGSC CS RefSeq v2.1, whole genome shotgun sequence.
AACGCGGCGCCACGCGGCGGCACTAGAGCGACCGACCGATCGAGGTGACCGTAGATGGACCGTATTTGTTACATATTTTTATGTTTATATGAGCAACTCCAAAGGgtcgacccatttcgtccgcctgcGTCCGTTTGCGTCGGCGtggacaaaagtggcggcccaacgcgccgacccaaacctaAATCACGTTcgcttcgcgtccgcgccgacgcatttgcggcccaaatttgcacCCCAAATGCGTCGACGCGGACGCCGAACGGACGCCACGCGCGCCTTCTCGTTGTCCGCCGCGTCCCCATCTGGCGGCCGCCCAACTACCCGCTACCcacgcggtcagcttaatttatgaccacgggcccacgcgtcagcgacgacAGTCGTcctttttaagccgaccgtgcggcggggccgtcctcatccaaactcACCGTCCACATCGAGCAAGCTTtgctcccccgtcgccggcaaaccctagccaccaccaccACAGCGAGATGTGGCTCTTCTCCGGCGCCAGCAGCAgcaaggccaaggccaaggcccCCGCCGTCCCTTTCCCCTCGGAGTTCctcccgcctccgccggcgcctcgccggcagaggcagcgggtgaacgtgccagtgcaccaggcggagtggcactggcagcaccgcgtGCCTCTCCCGTACCCCGACGCCACCCTGCCGCACAACTGACATCTGGATCCGgataggatcccagtgccggcggcgccgcggtcggCTAGTGCTCACGCgaaggaggtgcggcgccggcgggcgctgctgacgccggagcagcgccgcgaggCCGCCTACGCCACCGACTCGCCCAACTGGAAGcgctggttcgccttcgagcacgaggaggcgaggcgacgcggcgtCCGCGAGGTCGACCGCACCGTGCCACCGCCCCCGCTCATtgtccgcgaggaggaccaggcggcccttgcggccgtctaccgggagagcgaggaggacgagcgacgcatggcggaggcggcggaggaagaggaggctcggTACGAGGCGGCAATGGCGCGGGCCATTGCCCTCTCTGCGGCGGGCGACTGCGTGCTGCCaccggtggccccgccgtcccctccCCGACACCGCGTCAAGCCCGAGCTAGAGCCCGAGCCGGAGCTGTCCCCCATCAagcgctactcctggacgggaGTAGTACACGAGTGGGTCCACGCGCCGCCGGTCTGGATGGGGGCGACGCCGGagcaggaggcggcgtacctcgaGCATTGGCGCCAGATCCGGGTGGCCGAGGAGCGCCGCGACGGTgagtacctcgagatgctcgagcgcgacctcgaggacgagcagagcgaggccgaggaggaggcgcgccaggccgcggcACAGCCCCCCGCGCCGGCACTGCCCGCGCCCGACATGAACGCACTCTGGACACGGCGTTCACCTGGGCCGGTCCGGCGCCGACGCCcatcgacctcacggaccccgaggacgacgacggcgCCACCTAGGGCAGCGTGCCGCCTCGTAGTTTaggttgtttttatttttcttaattgcaaatgtggacgcgtggactctcgccggccttcatgGCCGGCTTTAATGGTTAATTAATGTTATTTTAATATACATGCGTTCTTTTTTTCCAAGCGCCGTCAAAATGGGTCGGGCCAGCGTTGGACGCACGCCCCGACACAAACGCGGAAGCGGACATCGTGTTCGCCTGTCCGACCCAAATGAATAAAAAGTGAACAAAattgccgtccgtttgggtcgacgcGTTGGAGTTGCTCCAAGAACCGTACTGTATTATTGTGTTTCTAAAGTTGCAGTACCAAAGTGTTGCACTTGAACAGAAAAGTGTAATTTCTCCGGCTAGCGCCCCAGCAAAAATATCTAAACTCTCCTCGCCGAACCGCGCCTCTATCCCATCCATTCCCCTCTTCTCGCGGGCGGCTAGGGTTTTAGGTTCCCCTCTCCCCGCTCCCAAAAGGCAGCCCGTCTTCCTCTAGGGTTTTAGCCGCCTCCCTCCCAACCCCCCCTTGCTGCGTTCCCTTCACCGCACCGCCGCCTCCCCTTTCCCCAACGCCTCAGGCCACCGCTGCCCAGCAGTCTCCCGTGCCGCAGACATGTGGGCGCTCCGCAGAGCCGCCAACCCCCTCAGGTACCGCCCTTCCCCGCCTCCCTCTAGGGATTCAGATGCTCTTGCCCGGATGATATAGGTCAGTTGGTTTCAGCGGACAGTCTGACGCGTGATCTGTTCCATTAGCTCAGTATATTTCGTCGTGTCGCGGCGACGCCTGTTAAATCTCTTCTTCCTATAGATTCTTTTGATTTGATTCCCCGTGCCGTACTAGCGCGATCCCCAGTTAATAATAGGTCGCGATCTATCGTAACCATTGATAATAGCATCTCCAGGTGATGGGGGTTGGAAAGCTCGCACCGTCGTTGGGTTCATTTATTCCTTGATCTGTTCTGTAGTCGGAAATCGCAGTTCTCACCCTGACACCCTGCTTCCGCACGATGCTGTTGGATATCCACGTACCTGAAGCCTTGGCATTTCCccgtttccttttttctttctgatGCTTGATTGAAGTACCATACTTGTCCTTTCTTTTACTTGATTGATGTCCAATTATGTGCCCACCTTTCATGAAATGAGCCAGTTATACCTATTTTATCTTCCTGTGGCTGCTTGCTCAGGACTATACAACATGTATCTTGTGTTGCATACATAGTTTAATTCTGTTAACTGGTTTAGCCGACATTTTTTGCTTCTGATTCAGGGTCAGTGCCCGCCAAGTTGCAAGTGTCCGGGGTTGCGCAAGCCTTGACGTACTTCTAAGTGCTGATGCTAAGAATGCAGAACAACACTCTGAGCAGGGTTGCCAGAAATCGTGTTGCTGCAGTACACCAAAGCCACCAGCCTGTCGGTTACCGTTCTCATCTGGCTGGTCCACGTGGAGTAGGAGTTTCTCTTCTCAGACTGGTGCAAATTCAGGTGACAAGGTCGATGACTTGGAGGACGGATTTTCTGATCTGGAGGTTCCACCAGAAGCTGATAAAAAGGATGTGGAGTTGCCATCTGAAGAGAGTTCTGATGATGATGCTGTTGATGGAATTGGCTTGTCGGGAGATGATGCTGATGCAAAACCTGACAAGGAGCCAATGAAGAAGGCCTCCCAGAGCCCCCTTCTCAAGGTGATGTTGGAAGCTCCAAGGAATGGTGTCTCTGGAACACTGAAGAAATGGCTTGATGGTGGCAATACATTTGATAGAAGTGATATCTTTTATGTCATTATGAACCTTAGGAAGCGGAAGTTCTACTTCAAAGCCTTGCAGGTGTTTAACTTTTAccctttattatttttctctctatTTTCCCATGATTGCGAATTCTTATTTTTTACACAATGCTCATATTATGAGTAGACATGCAAGCAATCTCTGGCTTAAATCAAAATGAAGTCAAAATTACCTTTTTACTGGATGCATTTGTACAACCTCAAGTCCTTTTTTGTTCTTCAAACCATTTATAGGACGCATATTATTTGTTTTTTGATAGCTATACAATGGAATTAGCATTCTGTGAACAATAAAACATGTTCCTAATATATCCTTTTGCCGTGTCAATCGCCACATGTTTATTTTCTTTACTACTTGTCTCTATAGTATCATGAGAATACATGACTGTTCTCATTGTAGTCGCGTATCACAGCATGTTTGTCTTATTACATGAAAGATAATTCATTCACTTTTACGCAGCTCCTGGAGTGGCTTGAAGATTCCAAAGTAATTGATCTGGGAGAACGTGATTATGCTTCGCGCCTTGATTTGGTAGCTAAAGTTCATGGTGTTTACAAAGCTGAAAAGTATATAGATAGCATTCCTATATCTCATAGGGGTGAGATTGTATACAGAACTCTTTTAGCTAATTGTGTGTCTGAAGCAAATGTGAAGAAGTCAGAGGAAGTCTTCAATAAGATGAAGGATCTTGGGTTCCCAGTTACAGTATTTGCTATCAATCAGCTTCTGCTACTGTACAAAAGGGTGGACAAGAAGAAGATTGCTGATGTTCTCGCGAAGATGGAAAAGGAGAATGTGAAACCATCACTCTTCACTTATAAGCTCCTTGTGGACACCAAAGGTGCTATAAGAGATATTGCAGGTATGGAAAAAGTTGTTGAGTCGATGCAGGCAGAAGGTGTTGAGCCAGATCTTCTGTTTCAAGCAACAATTGCAAAGCACTACATATTTGCTGGTCACCGTGAGAAAGCTGAAGCAATTTTGGAGTCAATGGAGGGTGGTGATATCAAAGGAAACCGCAATGCCTGCAAGATTTTATTACCTTTATATGCTTTTCTTGGAAAGAAGGATGATGTTGAGCGAATGTGGCAGGTTTGCGAGGCCAATCCTCGTCTAGATGAGTGCTTGTCTGCTATAGAATCTTTTGGTAGGCTTGGAGACGTTGAACGGGCGGAGAAAGTCTTTGAGGATATGTTTGCGACATGGAAAACGCTCTCCTCCAAATTCTACAATGCTTTGATGAAGGTGTATGCTGATCAAAACCTTTTCAAGAAGGGTAAGGAGCTAGCAAAGCGCATGGATGAGGATGGTTGCAGACTAGGCATCTCAACAATTGATTCACTGGTGAAGCTCTATGTGGGCGCTGGAGAGGTGGACAAAGCTGAATCTATACTGCACAAGCTGTCTAAAAGTAACAAGATGAAGCCTCAGTACAGCTCATACCTCATGTTGCTTGATACTTAT
Coding sequences within:
- the LOC123078206 gene encoding pentatricopeptide repeat-containing protein At1g80270, mitochondrial, encoding MWALRRAANPLRVSARQVASVRGCASLDVLLSADAKNAEQHSEQGCQKSCCCSTPKPPACRLPFSSGWSTWSRSFSSQTGANSGDKVDDLEDGFSDLEVPPEADKKDVELPSEESSDDDAVDGIGLSGDDADAKPDKEPMKKASQSPLLKVMLEAPRNGVSGTLKKWLDGGNTFDRSDIFYVIMNLRKRKFYFKALQLLEWLEDSKVIDLGERDYASRLDLVAKVHGVYKAEKYIDSIPISHRGEIVYRTLLANCVSEANVKKSEEVFNKMKDLGFPVTVFAINQLLLLYKRVDKKKIADVLAKMEKENVKPSLFTYKLLVDTKGAIRDIAGMEKVVESMQAEGVEPDLLFQATIAKHYIFAGHREKAEAILESMEGGDIKGNRNACKILLPLYAFLGKKDDVERMWQVCEANPRLDECLSAIESFGRLGDVERAEKVFEDMFATWKTLSSKFYNALMKVYADQNLFKKGKELAKRMDEDGCRLGISTIDSLVKLYVGAGEVDKAESILHKLSKSNKMKPQYSSYLMLLDTYSKKGDIHNSEKVFDQLRQMGYNGRVRQYQLLLNAYVHAKTPVYGFRERMKADNIFPNSVIASLLAATDPFNKKKTLSDMLE